The following are encoded in a window of Phocoena phocoena chromosome 2, mPhoPho1.1, whole genome shotgun sequence genomic DNA:
- the IRF9 gene encoding interferon regulatory factor 9 isoform X1: MPQLGMLKRKYFWMASGRARCTRKLRNWVVEQVESGQFPGVCWEDAAKTMFRIPWKHAGKQDFREDQDAAFFKAWAIFKEKYKEGDSEGPAIWKTRLRCALNKSSEFQEVPENSHRDGAEPYKVYRLLPPGTLPAQPGTQKSPSKRHHSSVSSERKEDEVTTKNCILSPSLLQDPLKNELVETSGGTAYSDSGSSSNSPEPQEGRDTAEAPLQGDLVSPELLPPPGSDYSLLLTFIYDGHVVGEAQVQSLDCRLVAEPSVSQCGMEQVIFPKPGPREPTQRLLSQLKRGVLVASNSRGLFVQRLCPIPISWSAPQAPPGPGPHLLPSNECVELFRTAYFCRDLARYFQGLGPAPEFQVTLNFWEESPGPNHTPQSLITVQMEQAFARHLLEKTPEDQAAILSLVQSLEDPASFSSLCSTYLL, encoded by the exons ATGCCACAGCTTGggatgttaaaaagaaagtatttttg GATGGCATCAGGCAGGGCACGTTGCACCCGGAAGCTCCGGAACTGGGTGGTGGAGCAGGTGGAGAGTGGGCAGTTCCCAGGAGTGTGCTGGGAAGATGCGGCCAAGACCATGTTCCGGATTCCCTGGAAGCACGCAGGCAAGCAGGACTTCCGGGAGGATCAGGACGCCGCCTTCTTCAAG GCCTGGGCGATATTTAAGGAAAAGTACAAGGAGGGGGACTCGGAAGGCCCTGCTATCTGGAAGACTCGTCTGCGCTGTGCTCTGAACAAGAGTTCTGAGTTCCAGGAGGTTCCTGAGAATAGCCACAGGGATGGGGCTGAGCCCTACAAGGTGTACCGGCTGCTGCCACCTGGAACCCTCCCCG CTCAGCCAGGGACCCAGAAATCACCATCAAAGCGACACCACAGTTCTGTGTCCTCTGAGAGGAAGGAGGATGAGGTTACCACGAAGAACTGCATACTCAGCCCCTCCTTGCTCCAGGACCCCCTCAAAAAT GAGCTGGTGGAGACCAGCGGGGGAACAGCCTATTCAGACTCCGGGAGCAGCAGCAACAGCCCTGAGCCTCAGGAAG GTAGGGACACAGCTGAGGCCCCTCTCCAAGGAGATCTGGTGTCCCCAGAGCTTCTGCCCCCTCCAGGATCAG ACTACTCTCTGCTGCTCACCTTCATCTACGATGGACATGTGGTGGGTGAGGCCCAGGTGCAGAGCCTGGACTGCCGCCTCGTGGCTGAGCCCTCGGTCTCCCAGTGCGGCATGGAGCAGGTGATATTTCCCAAACCCGGCCCACGAGAGCCCACCCAGCGCTTGCTGAGCCAGCTCAAGAGAGGGGTCCTGGTGGCCAGCAACTCCCGAGGCCTCTTTGTGCAGCGCCTTTGCCCCATCCCCATCTCCTGGAGCGCGCCCCAGGCTCCACCTGGTCCAGGCCCACACCTGCTGCCCAGCAACGAGTGCGTGGAGCTCTTCAGAACCGCCTATTTCTGCAGAG ACCTGGCCAGGTACTTCCAGGGCCTGGGCCCCGCACCCGAGTTCCAGGTGACACTGAATTTCTGGGAGGAGAGCCCTGGCCCCAACCACACCCCACAGAGTCTTATCACAGTGCAG ATGGAGCAGGCCTTTGCCCGACATTTACTGGAGAAGACTCCAGAGGATCAGGCAGCCATCCTGTCCCTGGTGCAGAGCCTGGAGGACCCagcctccttctcctctctctgttcCACCTATCTGCTTTGA
- the REC8 gene encoding meiotic recombination protein REC8 homolog, which translates to MFYYPSVLQRHTGCFATIWLAATRGTRLVKREYLKVNVVKTCEEILNYVLVRVQPPLPGLPRPRFSLYLSAQLQIGVIRVYSQQCQYLVEDIQHILERLHRAQLRIRIDMVETDLPSLLLPNHLVRMETLEDAPDPFFGMMSVEPILPSPFKIPQIQHLLEAVIPERVLEEIPPEVPIEPGEPERILVTAPSPEAITLLEVEPIRMLKIEGERDLPEISRRDLDLLIAEEEEAILLEERRLGRSTWPRRARLVLDEYEEELRAPEREITIPPPSPLALAEVEEAVEPLPGRVLAPEELKPPGWEPEALLPEVTPPLELRLPAPLSPEQRRPPVSPPPRPPARRRRRLLFWDRETQIPRKEFLEQMQTRAHCRECPMVQPPERMITSPAELFRTPTHSGRLPQELLAFWTHCAQPLPLALRRRPPLEPEEEEAEREAAAEEERRKAETPSDIEVLREALEPSGPLMLPSEISLEAAEEEKTRISLVPPEERWAWAEEPEAPALPVVPELPEVPVEMPVELPPEPEPLSLEAVHRAVARELQAKREPDFSSLVPPLSPRKVAARVFYLLLVLAAQQILCVKQEEPYGRLLIQPGPRFHCG; encoded by the exons ATGTTCTACTATCCCAGCGTGCTTCAGCGCCACACGGGCTGCTTCGCCACCATCTG GCTGGCGGCAACGCGCGGCACCCGGTTGGTGAAGCGTGAATACCTGAAGGTGAACGTGGTGAAGACCTG CGAGGAAATCCTCAATTACGTGCTGGTACGAGTGCAGCCCCCGCTGCCAGGCCTGCCGCGGCCCCGCTTCTCCCTTTATCTCTCAGCCCAGCTCCAGATCGGCGTCATTCGGGTCTACTCTCAACAATGTCAGTACCTTGTAG AGGACATCCAGCACATCCTGGAGCGCCTGCACCGGGCCCAGCTGCGGATCCGCATTGATATGGTGGAGACTGACCT ACCCAGCCTGCTGCTGCCTAATCACCTGGTCAGGATGGAGACTCTGGAAGATGCTCCAGACCCCTTTTTTGGGATGATGTCTGTGGAACCCATACTGCCCAGTCCCTTCAAAATCCCTCAG ATTCAACACCTCCTAGAGGCTGTGATCCCAGAGAGAGTTCTTGAAGAGATCCCTCCTGAAGTTCCTATAGAGCCAGGTGAG CCAGAAAGGATTCTGGTCACTGCACCGTCTCCCGAGGCCATCACGCTCCTGGAGGTGGAGCCCATACGTATGCTAAAGATTGAG GGTGAACGGGACCTCCCAGAGATCAGCCGCCGAGACTTGGACCTGCTGATCGCAGAGGAGGAGGAAGCCATCTTGTTAGAGGAACGTCGGCTAGGCAGGTCCACGTGGCCGCGTAGGGCCCGCCTGGTGCTGGATG AGTACGAAGAGGAGCTCCGGGCCCCAGAGAGGGAGATCACAATCCCCCCGCCCTCACCTCTAGCTCTTGCAGA GGTGGAGGAGGCTGTAGAGCCACTTCCGGGTCGGGTCCTGGCCCCCGAGGAGCTGAAGCCACCAGGCTGGGAGCCCGAGGCCCTACTTCCTG AGGTAACCCCCCCGCTGGAGCTGCGTCTGCCAGCCCCACTCAGCCCAGAG caGAGGAGGCCCCcagtctccccacctcccagaccacctgcccgccgccgccgccgcttaTTATTCTGGGACCGGGAGACCCAGATACCCCGGAAGGAATTCCTGGAACAAATGCAAACCAGAGCCCACTGCCGGGAGTGT CCAATGGTGCAGCCTCCTGAGAGGATGATCACGAGCCCTGCAGAGCTGTTCCGAACCCCGACTCACT CTGGCCGGCTACCCCAAGAACTGCTGGCTTTCTGGACCCACTGTGCCCAGCCACTCCCGCTAGCACTCAGGAGAAGGCCCCCCCTGGAGCCtgaggaagaggaagctgagagGGAGGCGGCAgctgaggaggaaaggagaaaggctgAAACTCCAAGCGATATCGAG GTCCTGAGGGAGGCCCTGGAGCCCAGTGGGCCCCTCATGCTGCCTTCAG AGATCTCCCTAGAAGCGGCCGAGGAGGAGAAGACCCGCATCAGCCTCGTCCCCCCGGAAGAACGGTG GGCCTGGGCTGAGGAGCCAGAAGCCCCTGCGTTGCCCGTGGTGCCTGAGCTCCCTGAGGTGCCTGTGGAGATGCCTGTGGAGCTGCCCCCAGAGCCTGAGCCGCTCTCGCTGGAGGCTGTGCACAG GGCAGTGGCACGGGAGCTGCAGGCCAAGAGGGAGCCTGACTTCAGCAGCCTGGTGCCACCTCTCAGTCCCCGTAAGGTGGCCGCCCGGGTCTTCTACCTGCTCCTGG TGCTTGCTGCACAGCAGATCCTTTGTGTGAAACAAGAGGAGCCATATGGGCGCCTCCTGATCCAGCCAGGGCCCCGATTCCACTGCGGTTAG
- the IRF9 gene encoding interferon regulatory factor 9 isoform X2: protein MASGRARCTRKLRNWVVEQVESGQFPGVCWEDAAKTMFRIPWKHAGKQDFREDQDAAFFKAWAIFKEKYKEGDSEGPAIWKTRLRCALNKSSEFQEVPENSHRDGAEPYKVYRLLPPGTLPAQPGTQKSPSKRHHSSVSSERKEDEVTTKNCILSPSLLQDPLKNELVETSGGTAYSDSGSSSNSPEPQEGRDTAEAPLQGDLVSPELLPPPGSDYSLLLTFIYDGHVVGEAQVQSLDCRLVAEPSVSQCGMEQVIFPKPGPREPTQRLLSQLKRGVLVASNSRGLFVQRLCPIPISWSAPQAPPGPGPHLLPSNECVELFRTAYFCRDLARYFQGLGPAPEFQVTLNFWEESPGPNHTPQSLITVQMEQAFARHLLEKTPEDQAAILSLVQSLEDPASFSSLCSTYLL from the exons ATGGCATCAGGCAGGGCACGTTGCACCCGGAAGCTCCGGAACTGGGTGGTGGAGCAGGTGGAGAGTGGGCAGTTCCCAGGAGTGTGCTGGGAAGATGCGGCCAAGACCATGTTCCGGATTCCCTGGAAGCACGCAGGCAAGCAGGACTTCCGGGAGGATCAGGACGCCGCCTTCTTCAAG GCCTGGGCGATATTTAAGGAAAAGTACAAGGAGGGGGACTCGGAAGGCCCTGCTATCTGGAAGACTCGTCTGCGCTGTGCTCTGAACAAGAGTTCTGAGTTCCAGGAGGTTCCTGAGAATAGCCACAGGGATGGGGCTGAGCCCTACAAGGTGTACCGGCTGCTGCCACCTGGAACCCTCCCCG CTCAGCCAGGGACCCAGAAATCACCATCAAAGCGACACCACAGTTCTGTGTCCTCTGAGAGGAAGGAGGATGAGGTTACCACGAAGAACTGCATACTCAGCCCCTCCTTGCTCCAGGACCCCCTCAAAAAT GAGCTGGTGGAGACCAGCGGGGGAACAGCCTATTCAGACTCCGGGAGCAGCAGCAACAGCCCTGAGCCTCAGGAAG GTAGGGACACAGCTGAGGCCCCTCTCCAAGGAGATCTGGTGTCCCCAGAGCTTCTGCCCCCTCCAGGATCAG ACTACTCTCTGCTGCTCACCTTCATCTACGATGGACATGTGGTGGGTGAGGCCCAGGTGCAGAGCCTGGACTGCCGCCTCGTGGCTGAGCCCTCGGTCTCCCAGTGCGGCATGGAGCAGGTGATATTTCCCAAACCCGGCCCACGAGAGCCCACCCAGCGCTTGCTGAGCCAGCTCAAGAGAGGGGTCCTGGTGGCCAGCAACTCCCGAGGCCTCTTTGTGCAGCGCCTTTGCCCCATCCCCATCTCCTGGAGCGCGCCCCAGGCTCCACCTGGTCCAGGCCCACACCTGCTGCCCAGCAACGAGTGCGTGGAGCTCTTCAGAACCGCCTATTTCTGCAGAG ACCTGGCCAGGTACTTCCAGGGCCTGGGCCCCGCACCCGAGTTCCAGGTGACACTGAATTTCTGGGAGGAGAGCCCTGGCCCCAACCACACCCCACAGAGTCTTATCACAGTGCAG ATGGAGCAGGCCTTTGCCCGACATTTACTGGAGAAGACTCCAGAGGATCAGGCAGCCATCCTGTCCCTGGTGCAGAGCCTGGAGGACCCagcctccttctcctctctctgttcCACCTATCTGCTTTGA